The DNA window TTTTTCCAATTTTATATTTTCTTTAACAATTCTCTTCATTTCTGCTTCAATTTTTTCTAAATCTTCTTCTGTAAATTGTTCAACTGGATCAAAGTCATAATAAAATCCATTTTCTATAACTGGTCCTATTGTAACTTTTGTATCAGGATATAATCTTAACACGGCTTGTGCCATTAAATGTGCAGTTGAGTGTCTTACTATATCTTCTCCCTCTGGGCTATCAATATCTATAAATTCAACTTCTGCATCATGATCTAGAACATAAGACATATCTACATTTTTTCCATCAATTTTTGCTCCAACTGATTTTTTAGCCAGAGAATTTGAAATTCCTTTTGCTATTTCAAACATATTAACATTGCTGTTATATTCTTTGTTTTCTCCATTATATTTTACTAACATTTTTCCCCCTTGTAATCCTTTCCTTTTACTTTTCTATCTTTAATAACTATTTTTTAATTGACTAGGTCTATCTAATAAATATCCATCTGGTTTAGTTGACTTATTACCACCACTATTTTTTGCTCCTATTCCAAATAATGAATTATTTGGGAAAGTTAACAATGTAAAGTGAACCCCAACTCTCCATTCATAATCTTTACTAGATGTTTTATATCTATTTTCATAAGATATAGCCCATTCATAATATCCCATTTCTTTTCCAATTTCAACACCAATACTATCAAGAGATCTCTTTCTATTTCTTGAACTTACAGTATCATTCTTATTTTCATAGAACATTGCATAGGTTTTTATCTTCCAACCTTGACTTGGTTTACCTATTTTTGCAAGTATACTTATCTCATGTTCTTTTGTGTCTTTACTCCATTTATAGCTTCCACCTGAACTTTTCCAGCTAGCTTTTTCTGTAAATTTATATCCTACTCCCAGTCTATTATATGAAAGTATTAAACTCCCTGTAAGTTTAGATAAAGAATCTTTTAAATTTCCTGTTTGTGCATATCTTCTATTATTTTTCTCAAAACTTGCTGAAGCACTTAAAGTCTTTTTATAATTTCCTATTCTAAAAGTTTCATCTTTTATTCTTGTTAATTCAAACTGATTATAGAAACTACTTTTTCTATCTAAAATAGCCCTTATTGTTTCTATTTCATCATTACTTACTTCTTCTTTAGGCTTTTCATATTCGAGAGTTGCATATTTCATAAGTTCTTCTTTTTCAAATCTCTTATCTCTATAAGTATAAGCAAAAGTATATGTATCTGTATTCCTAATATCATCTATCATTCTATTCTTACCATATCTATATTGTTTATATGATGCACTAAAATCTTGCTCTACATCTCCATAAATATTGTAAGTAACAGAATATAGTTTATTTTTTCTATCTAAATATTTACCACCTTCAGTATTTAGGTTATTAGTACCTTGTGTATAAGAAAGAGATATTTTACTATTATCAAATTTATAACCATAGCTTGCCCCATTTTGACTAGCTTTTTCTCTAAAATTAACAGTTGTCCCAAAATCGTCGCCTTTAAAGTCAATATTAGTACCTGAAAAAACTAAACTATGTTTTTTAGTTTCAAAATTTACTGAATATTGATTCATAGAAAGGTCGTTAAAATTTTTTTCAGAATTGGTCTTAGAAGAGAATCTCTTATCATCAGTATATTTTAAGTTTAAATTAGTATCTTCATCAAACTTTATTCCAAGTCCAGTTATAAATTGTTCAGCATTTTTATTTTTCTTACTATAAGGATTTTTAGAATTTTTATATCCTATCTCATAAGTTGTTGTTGTTGCTCCATCAAAAATTAAACTGTTATCAAATTTTATATAATTATTTTTTGTAATCAATCTTTGTTCCTCATTATTTTTATTTCCTGAAAAACTGTATTTTTGAATTTCAGCTTTAAATTTATTAGTTATATCTAAGTTTTCAGTTTTATATAAATATAAATCATTATTTAACTTTATATTAATAAGATTAGTCTTATCTGATGAACCATCAAACTCATCTTGTCTAAATGTTCCATCTATTCCAAAAGTTCCAGTACTTCCTAATGATAAATTTTGTCTTCCTAATTGCATTTCATAGAATTTTGACTTATTTTCATATTTTCTATATGTTCCATCAAAAAGTCCTTCTCTTGACCAAATTTCAGAAGTTATTTTACCAACACCTGCTCTATAAGTTTCATTATCATTAGATAAATTTAAATCTGCTCTTCTTTCTAAATTATTGTTATAGATTATATCCTCATATCTATTGTATTCTGCTATTCTTGAATTTCCAAGTATAGCTCTTCTATAGTTATCCAAAGTTGTATCCAGTTTTCTATCTAAAAAATTATATGAGACTAAAGGAGTAAAGGTATAGTTTCCAACCTTATAGTTTCCTAAAGAAGCTTTTATATTTTCAAAATTATTAAATTTATACTTTCTAACAGTTGTAGGATTATAGGAAAAATCTATTCCTAAAATATTTCTATATTTTAAAGAAGAATTTATATCCTCTTCCCAGAAATTAAGTCCTCTATAATCATCTCCTCTTCTTTTATCATAAGAAGTACTTAAGCTGTTTTCTTTTAATAAAAAATCTGCTCCTATTCTTTCATTTCTTGACATAGTATCTTTTCTTGTAGAGCCTGGATCCATATCATATAAATAATCATATCTAGTATTTAACTTAAATTTATCATTATTTTTTGTCAAAGAAAGATTAGTATATAAATCATGATCTATTGTTGAACCATAAGAGATATCATCAATTTTGTCATATACTATTAGCCCATAAGCTTTTTTATCACTAACTAAACTCATTTTTCCTGTAAAACTTAAATCTTTAGTTTCACCTAAATTATATAAATTGGTATTTAAATTATAAAAACCTATATTTTTATCATATTTCAATCTATCTAGTTTAAAAGTTTTATACAAATTATTATTATCAAATTTTTCCATTAAATCTTCCAAAGTTCCAACCATACTTCTAGTAGAATTTTGAGATATAAAGTGAAAACTTCCATTTTCTCCATCATAATCATGTGTTAGTTCTACTTTATATCTTTTATGCCTTTTTTCATAATCTGGCAGTTCATTTGTATTCTTTGGTTCAGATTTTTGTTTTGCTAAAATTAACCAATCATCGATATTTAATCTTGTTTCTCCTGCATTATCAAATCTATACCAGTTTTCCCATCTTCCAACTAATATACCCATTTTATCTGCAAATTTAGGTGCAAAACCTCCTCTAAACTTATCCCTTCTATTTCCATAAAGGAATCCCATTGAAGTTGCAGCACCATAGTCATCATCTGATTGAATAGTTATAAATAGTGGTACTTTTGAACCTGATCTTATATTTGCTCTAAACCAAGGAAATGTAAAAGGTATAACATCTTTTTCTCCTATAAAAAGATCAGATTTTTTTAATGTTATTTGTTTATCTGGTTCAACTATTACATCTGATGAAAATATATGATAACCAGCTTTTTGTGGTTCTTTTTGAAAATTAACTATATTAAAATCAGTTGTTACCCAAGCATCTTTTGCATATATTTTTTCATTTTCATATTTTATATATGGACTTCCAAAATATATTTTATCATTAGGTGCTTCTGCTCCTGTCATTTTAGCAACATTTACATAGACAAAGCTATTATAAAATTCTCCCCTTTCATCTTTTTGAGAAACCTTACCACCTTCTGTTTCTATTTTGATATTTCCTGTTGGTTGACTTATATTTAATAAGGCATTATTTGTAAATGTTATTTCGCCAGTGACAGGATCTCTTTGTAATCTATAAAATATACCTTTCATATTCCCATCAGTAACTACAACTCCTCTTTCTGATGTCATAGTATTATCATTTAAATCTATAACTACTTCATCAGAGTCAGCAGTTGCATTTTCTGAATAAGAATTACTATTTATTATTATAGCTGATAATATAAGTAAAAAAATGAATTTTCTTTTCATTAAAATTCTCCTAAAATTAAATTTATATTAAAAAATTATATCACAATTCTATTATTTTTTAAAATTTAATTATCTATTATTACTTTTAAACTCTCTTTTTAAATTTCTTTCTTGGTCTTTCTTAGCTATACTTTCTCTCTTATCATAATTCTTTTTACCTTTAGCTATTGCAATTTGTATTTTTACATAACCTTTTGATAAATGAACATCTAATGGAACTATCGTATAACCTTTTATTTTTACTTTTTCATGAATTTTTTTTATTTCTTTCCTATGTAAAAGTAATTTTCTAACTCTTCTTTCTTCTGGATTATAAACACTTCCAAACTCCCAAGGAACAACTGACATTCCCATTATAAATATTTCATCATTTATAATTCTTACAAAAGATTCTTTTATACTAACTTTGCCTGCTTTAATTGATTTTACCTCACTACCTTTTAACTCAATTCCTGCTTCATATTTTTCTTCTATGAAGTAATCAAAAAAAGCTTTCTTATTGTTTGCAATTATCATAATTTCCTCTCTTTAATTAAAAATCATCTAGTGGTACCACAGCAATTTCTAAGGTTAATAAATCTGCTCTTTTTAAGACAACATCAATTTTATCACCTAAACGAAAAACTGTGTCACTATTAGTATCTTCCATACAATAATTTTCCTCATTAAAAACATAATAATTGATTGCAGTTGTAACATCCCAACTACATTCTATATGTTCATCTGTTTCAAAAAATACTTTCTTTTGTGCAAAACCTGTAACCATAACATTAAAAGTTTCTCCAACTCTCTTTTGCATATATTCAACAAGTTTTATTCTTACACTTTCATCTTCTGCTTTCATAGCCACTCTTTCTGTTTTAGAAATATGTTGAGCTATTTCATCTAAATCTGGTAGTTTTAGTTGTTTCACAGAATTATCTATACTTGAAAACAGGACTCTATGAACCATTAAATCAGCATATCTTCTTATTGGTGAAGTAAAATGTGTATAATGTGAAGAAGATAATCCAAAGTGTCCTATATCTTCAACTGTATATTTTGCTTGTTTTAAAGCTCTTAATATAGTTTTATGAACTAACATACTTGTTTCTTTATCTTTAGATCTTTCAATAATTTCTTGAAATTGTTTAGGATGAAGATTATCAAAGTTTGGTATCTTATATCCAAATTTTGCAAGTATTTCATTCAATCCAACTATTTTTTCTCTATCAGGTTTTTCATGCGTTCTATAAATTGAGGCAAGTTCCAACCAATATATTCTTTCAGCAACAGTTTCATTTGCTGCTATCATAAAATCTTCTATGATTTTTTCCCCTTCTCCTCTATCTCTTAAAAGAACTTTTTCCACTTTATTATTATCTTCATCTAAAACAACTTTTAGTTCAGGAAGTTCAAAATCAATACTTCCTCTTGTAAACTTCTTAGCTCTTAATATCTTAGATAATTCAAGCATTTGCTTTAACATTTCATAGATATCTGAATATTCATTTATTAAATCTTTATCTCCATCTAAGATTGCATTTACATCCTTATATGTCATT is part of the Fusobacterium nucleatum genome and encodes:
- the smpB gene encoding SsrA-binding protein SmpB codes for the protein MIIANNKKAFFDYFIEEKYEAGIELKGSEVKSIKAGKVSIKESFVRIINDEIFIMGMSVVPWEFGSVYNPEERRVRKLLLHRKEIKKIHEKVKIKGYTIVPLDVHLSKGYVKIQIAIAKGKKNYDKRESIAKKDQERNLKREFKSNNR